One Setaria viridis chromosome 3, Setaria_viridis_v4.0, whole genome shotgun sequence DNA window includes the following coding sequences:
- the LOC117850561 gene encoding CMP-sialic acid transporter 2 isoform X1, which produces MEYRRVKDQESYDDLSQKDVESLSGRSLSSANTTASGLSSAGGAKGKSSWKLKSVVTLALTLLTSSQAILIVWSKRAGKYEYSVTTANFSVEALKCLLSLAALFRTWNRHGVTDDNRLTTSFDEVSVYPIPAVLYMVKNLLQYYIFAYVDAPAYQILKNLNIISTGVLYRIILKKKLSEIQWAAFVLLCAGCTTAQLNPSSDHVLQTPIQGWMMAIVMALLSGFAGVYTEAIIKKRPSRNINVQNFWLYIFGVIFNLVAICVQDYDAVMNKGFFHGYSFITVLMILNHALSGIAVSMVMKYADNIVKVYSTSVAMLLTAIVSVFLFSFHLSLAFFLGSTVVSVSVYLHSVGKLQPQK; this is translated from the exons ATGGAGTACAGGAGGGTGAAGGATCAG GAGAGTTATGATGATTTATCTCAGAAGGATGTAGAAAGCCTCAGTGGGAGGTCGCTATCTAGCGCAAACA CTACAGCTAGTGGTCTCAGTTCTGCAGGAGGTGCAAAAGGCAAGTCTAGTTGGAAGCTAAA GTCTGTTGTTACTCTTGCATTGACGCTGCTAACAAGTTCTCAGGCAATATTAATTGTGTGGTCAAAAAGAGCCGGAAAGTATGAATATAGTGTCACAACAGCTAATTTTTCG GTCGAGGCTTTAAAATGCCTTCTATCACTAGCTGCTCTATTTAGGACATGGAACCGCCATGGTGTTACTGATGATAATAG gttaacCACATCTTTTGATGAAGTCAGTGTATATCCGATTCCAGCTGTTCTTTATATGGTGAAGAACTTATTGCAG TACTATATCTTTGCTTATGTGGACGCACCAGCATACCAGATCTTGAAGAACCTGAATATCATCAGCACTGGTGTCTTGTACCGCATCATTTTGAAGAAAAA GTTAAGTGAAATCCAGTGGGCAGCATTTGTTCTTCTATGTGCTGGTTGCACGACAGCTCAACTCAATCCTTC ATCTGACCATGTGCTTCAAACTCCTATTCAAGGTTGGATGATGGCAATT GTGATGGCTCTTTTAAGTGGTTTTGCTGGGGTATATACAGAA GCTATCATTAAAAAACGTCCGTCAAGAAACATCAACGTGCAGAACTTTTGGCTATACATTTTTGGGGTGATCTTCAATTTAGTTGCAATTTGTGTTCAGGATTATGATGCAGTCATGAATAA AGGCTTTTTCCATGGGTATTCATTCATCACAGTTTTGATGATTCTGAACCATGCACTGAG TGGAATTGCTGTTTCAATGGTGATGAAATATGCTGATAATATAGTCAAG GTTTATTCAACTTCAGTTGCAATGCTTCTGACAGCAATTGTATCTGTCTTTTTGTTTAGCTTCCATTTATCCCTTGCATTCTTCCTTGGATCCAC GGTTGTGTCTGTCTCGGTGTACCTGCACTCTGTCGGAAAACTTCAACCACAGAAATAA
- the LOC117850561 gene encoding CMP-sialic acid transporter 2 isoform X2, whose protein sequence is MEYRRVKDQESYDDLSQKDVESLSGRSLSSANTSGLSSAGGAKGKSSWKLKSVVTLALTLLTSSQAILIVWSKRAGKYEYSVTTANFSVEALKCLLSLAALFRTWNRHGVTDDNRLTTSFDEVSVYPIPAVLYMVKNLLQYYIFAYVDAPAYQILKNLNIISTGVLYRIILKKKLSEIQWAAFVLLCAGCTTAQLNPSSDHVLQTPIQGWMMAIVMALLSGFAGVYTEAIIKKRPSRNINVQNFWLYIFGVIFNLVAICVQDYDAVMNKGFFHGYSFITVLMILNHALSGIAVSMVMKYADNIVKVYSTSVAMLLTAIVSVFLFSFHLSLAFFLGSTVVSVSVYLHSVGKLQPQK, encoded by the exons ATGGAGTACAGGAGGGTGAAGGATCAG GAGAGTTATGATGATTTATCTCAGAAGGATGTAGAAAGCCTCAGTGGGAGGTCGCTATCTAGCGCAAACA CTAGTGGTCTCAGTTCTGCAGGAGGTGCAAAAGGCAAGTCTAGTTGGAAGCTAAA GTCTGTTGTTACTCTTGCATTGACGCTGCTAACAAGTTCTCAGGCAATATTAATTGTGTGGTCAAAAAGAGCCGGAAAGTATGAATATAGTGTCACAACAGCTAATTTTTCG GTCGAGGCTTTAAAATGCCTTCTATCACTAGCTGCTCTATTTAGGACATGGAACCGCCATGGTGTTACTGATGATAATAG gttaacCACATCTTTTGATGAAGTCAGTGTATATCCGATTCCAGCTGTTCTTTATATGGTGAAGAACTTATTGCAG TACTATATCTTTGCTTATGTGGACGCACCAGCATACCAGATCTTGAAGAACCTGAATATCATCAGCACTGGTGTCTTGTACCGCATCATTTTGAAGAAAAA GTTAAGTGAAATCCAGTGGGCAGCATTTGTTCTTCTATGTGCTGGTTGCACGACAGCTCAACTCAATCCTTC ATCTGACCATGTGCTTCAAACTCCTATTCAAGGTTGGATGATGGCAATT GTGATGGCTCTTTTAAGTGGTTTTGCTGGGGTATATACAGAA GCTATCATTAAAAAACGTCCGTCAAGAAACATCAACGTGCAGAACTTTTGGCTATACATTTTTGGGGTGATCTTCAATTTAGTTGCAATTTGTGTTCAGGATTATGATGCAGTCATGAATAA AGGCTTTTTCCATGGGTATTCATTCATCACAGTTTTGATGATTCTGAACCATGCACTGAG TGGAATTGCTGTTTCAATGGTGATGAAATATGCTGATAATATAGTCAAG GTTTATTCAACTTCAGTTGCAATGCTTCTGACAGCAATTGTATCTGTCTTTTTGTTTAGCTTCCATTTATCCCTTGCATTCTTCCTTGGATCCAC GGTTGTGTCTGTCTCGGTGTACCTGCACTCTGTCGGAAAACTTCAACCACAGAAATAA
- the LOC117850037 gene encoding large ribosomal subunit protein uL1c produces the protein MATATAASASTSLLAPAASTAPAAPNALLFPSSVPSLRAYPRLLLAFRRPAAAAVADPQGAVLEEEVEADQGGRYDDDDGYEGGRGPAFTPPTRPRTGKAALPLKRDRTRSKRFLEIQKLRESKKEYDVPTAISLMKQMASAKFKESAEAHFRMNLDPKYNDQQLRATVNLPKGTGQTVKIAVLTQGEKIDEARAAGADIVGGDELIEQIKGGFMEFDKLIASPDMMPKVAGLGKILGPRGLMPNPKAGTVSPNITQAIEEFKKGKVEYRVDKTGIVHIPFGKVDFPEEDLITNFMAVVRSVERNKPSGAKGIYWKTAYLCSSMGPSIKLNIKEMLDYGTDSSN, from the exons atggccaCAGCCActgcggcctccgcctccacctcacTCCTCGCGCCGGCGGCCAGCACGGCGCCGGCAGCGCCCAACGCGCTGCTGTTCCCCTCCTCCGTGCCGTCGCTGCGCGCGTACCCGCGGCTGCTCCTCGCGTTccgccgccccgcggccgccgccgtcgccgacccgCAGGGGGCCGTgctcgaggaggaggtggaggccgacCAGGGAGGGCggtacgacgacgacgacgggtaCGAGGGGGGCCGCGGCCCCGCGTTCACGCCACCCACGCGGCCGCGCACCGGCAAGGCCGCCCTGCCGCTCAAGCGCGACCGC ACGAGGTCGAAGAGGTTCCTCGAGATACAGAAGCTCAGGGAGAGCAAGAAGGAGTACGACGTGCCCACCGCCATCTCGCTGATGAAGCAGATGGCTAGCGCGAAATTCAAGGAGTCGGCGGAGGCGCACTTCCGCATGAACCTCGACCCCAAGTACAATGATCAGCAGCTCCGTGCAACG GTGAATTTGCCCAAGGGAACAGGCCAAACGGTGAAGATTGCAGTTCTCACACAAG GTGAGAAGATAGATGAAGCTAGAGCTGCAGGAGCTGATATAGTTGGTGGAGATGAGTTGATCGAACAAATAAAAGGAGGATTTATGGAGTTTGACAAATTGATTGCATCACCTGATATGATGCCTAAG GTTGCTGGCTTGGGTAAGATTCTAGGACCAAGAGGACTGATGCCTAACCCCAAAGCTGGCACTGTTTCTCCGAACATTACTCAG GCTATCGAAGAGTTCAAGAAGGGTAAAGTCGAATACAGAGTTGACAAAACAGGAATTGTCCATATTCCCTTCGGCAAGGTTGACTTCCCTGAAGAAGATCTTATCACAAACTTCATGGCTGTTGTT CGCTCTGTTGAGAGGAACAAGCCATCTGGTGCTAAGGGTATATACTGGAAAACGGCATACTTGTGCTCATCTATGGGACCTTCAATCAAGCTAAACATAAAAGAAATGCTTGACTATGGCACAGATTCATCTAACTAG
- the LOC117850785 gene encoding protein RETICULATA-RELATED 4, chloroplastic — MAFPSPTSLSSSGYPAPIHLRLQPLPSIPPLLPFRRTLPLLLPSLRLARPHLLPLPVASSGSGSIGGGGDDELPSGGGGDDELPSGDGGSGEGGDEGDGGSGGGGDEGDGGSGGGGDEGDGGSADGSGDGDDASGNRREALFVLAQLGRKLESLPADLAAAVEGGRVTGDIVRRYVDLEASPLSRWLLQFGGFKERLLADDLFLTKVGIECGIGVFTKSAAEYEKRKENFVKELDFVLANVIMAIVADFMLAWLPAPTVSLRPPLAMNSGAISKFFYNCPDNAFQVALAGRSYTLLQRAGAIVRNGAKLFAVGTSASLIGTTATNALIKARQAVSSDSAGEVKEAKNIPIVETSIAYGVYMSISSNLRYQIVAGVIEQRLLEPLLHRHKLALTAMSFAVRTGNTFLGSCLWVDYARLIGIQ, encoded by the exons ATGGCGTTCCCTtcccccacctccctctcctcctccggctaCCCCGCCCcaatccacctccgcctccagccCCTCCCCAGCatcccgccgctcctccccttCCGGCGCAccctgccgctcctcctcccctcgctccgcctcgcccggccccacctccttcccctcccggtCGCCTCCTCTGGCAGCGgcagcatcggcggcggcggcgatgacgaaCTAccctctggcggcggcggcgatgacgaaCTACCCtctggcgacggcggcagcggcgaaggaggagacgagggcgacggcggcagcggcggaggaggagacgagggcgacggcggcagcggcggcggaggagacgagggcgacggcggcagcgcggaCGGGTCcggggacggcgacgacgccTCTGGCAACAGGAGGGAGGCCCTGTTCGTGCTGGCGCAGCTGGGGCGGAAGCTCGAGAGCCTAccggccgacctcgccgccgccgtggagggcgGCCGCGTGACCGGCGATATCGTGCGCCGGTACGTGGACCTCGAGGCGTCGCCCTTATCCAGGTGGCTGCTGCAGTTCGGCGGCTTCAAGGAGCGCCTACTCGCTGATGACCTCTTCCTCACCAAGGTCGGCATAGAGTGCGGCATCGGCGTCTTCACCAAG AGTGCTGCAGAGTATGAGAAAAGGAAGGAGAACTTTGTCAAAGAGCTTGACTTTGTGCTTGCAAATGTG ATCATGGCAATAGTTGCAGATTTCATGCTTGCATGGCTTCCTGCTCCAACCGTGTCTTTGCGGCCACCACTAGCGATGAATTCTGGAGCCATTTCTAAATTCTTCTACAACTGCCCAGATAATGCCTTCCAG GTTGCTTTGGCTGGGAGATCATACACACTTTTGCAGAGAGCGGGAGCTATTGTG AGGAATGGTGCAAAACTTTTTGCAGTGGGAACTAGTGCCTCTCTG ATCGGCACTACTGCGACCAATGCACTGATAAAAGCAAGGCAGGCTGTCAGCTCGGATTCTGCCGGTGAAGTCAAGGAAGCCAAGAATATTCCAATTGTAGAAACTAGTATTGCGTATGGCGTGTACATGTCAATTTCTAGTAACCTCAG GTACCAGATTGTGGCTGGAGTGATTGAACAACGACTGCTCGAGCCACTACTGCACCGCCACAAACTAGCATTGACCGCAATGAGTTTTGCAGTTCGGACAGGGAACACATTTTTGGGTTCTTGTCT GTGGGTGGACTATGCCAGGTTAATAGGCATACAGTAG